Proteins from one Anopheles nili chromosome 2, idAnoNiliSN_F5_01, whole genome shotgun sequence genomic window:
- the LOC128721656 gene encoding IQ domain-containing protein N: MHIHPSSPNSSQSEDDAATKIQAGFRGYRVRKQMRGQDSATCPHSGGVGGGPGSGPVPSGTVEDKSATKIQANVRGFLVRKKQKMATEAATKIQASFRGFKTRKELKSIKKDK; the protein is encoded by the coding sequence ATGCACATTCATCCGAGCTCCCCGAACTCGTCCCAATCGGAGGACGACGCGGCCACAAAGATCCAGGCCGGATTCCGTGGTTATCGGGTGCGCAAGCAGATGCGAGGCCAGGATTCGGCCACTTGCCCCCACtccggtggggtgggtggtggcccAGGGTCTGGTCCGGTCCCATCCGGTACGGTTGAGGATAAATCCGCCACCAAGATACAGGCGAATGTGCGCGGGTTTCTCGTACGTAAGAAGCAAAAGATGGCCACCGAAGCGGCGACCAAGATTCAGGCCAGCTTTCGGGGTTTCAAGACGCGCAAGGAgcttaaatcaatcaaaaaggACAAATAG